The Haloarcula laminariae genomic sequence GGTGACGACCGTCGCGCCGGCCTCGCGGGCGCGTCCCGCCGTTTCGTCACGGCTCCCGTCGTCGACGACGAGCACTTCCTCTGCGTAGGGGAGCGCGCGCTCGACGACCGCCGCGATGCTGTCGCCGGCGTTGTACGCCGGGATGCCGACGACCACGGAGGGGTTGTCCGGCGACTGGTTCCACAGCTCCGGGATAGCGATGACCGTGTAGTCGGCCTCCGCGAAGGCCGCCGCGGTCCGGTCGTAGTCGATGCGCGGGCAGTCCCGCGTCTGCAACACGATACCCGTCATCCCCCGCTCGCGCGCCGCCTTCGACAGCAGTCGGTGGAGTTCGAGATGCGAGGCCCACTTCGACGGCGGGGCCAGCACGACTGTCCCGAGCATCTCCAGCACGTCGAGGGCCTCGCTGTCGGCCTCGATGCCTTGCGTCGTCACGAGCACCGGGTGACCGCGCCGACTGGCCCGGAGTGCGGTTCGAACGACGGCGTCCTCGTTGCTCGGCGTGAGGATGACGCCGATAGCCGCCCCCTGCATCCCGCCGCCGGTGGCCGTCTCCGGGGTGGTGAGCAGCCCGCCCCCGGCCGCGTCGTCGGTTTCGCTCCCCATCGACAGCACCGCTGTCGACCCGTCGGGGCCGGTCCACTCGGAGCGGTCCGGCTCGTCGGTCGCGGTCCCGGCCACGTTCTCGACTGTCGGCTCGGGGAGCGCCTCCGCCGGCCCGACGAGGTGGTAGCTGACTCGCCTGGCGGCGTCCGGTTCGACGGTTCGCTCGACGGTGAACGTGCCGCCGCTGTAGGCGGCGCCGTCGTCGAATCGCACCTCGTGGCCGTCCGGGACGGTGTCGGTCAGCGTCACCCGGACCGGCGTCTCGGCCGTCGACCGGAGTTCGAGCCGCACGAGTCGGTCCCCACCGTCTAGCTCGACTGCGGACTTGTCGATAGATACCGCTCCGCTCTCAACGCGTTGTGTCTCTGGTCCCACTATGTCATCACCTGTAGCGTCCTCCCAACAGTTACGTACCAGTTGACGGCCGTAGGAGTTATATAGATGCCGACGACTGCCGATTTGTCACTGGGGCGTGACAGAAAGCCAGAGCTGGACGCGCCGGAGCGGCGAGTCGGCGCCGGTCCGGTAGAGCCGGTAGGTCAGCCGGAGGCGCTCACCGAGTAACGAGGGCCGGACGGTGTGTCGGCGGACGGTCCGCTCGCCGCCCGACACCTCCACGTCGAACGCGTCGAGGCGCTGGGAGTCCGTGACTCGCGCCGTCTCGCCGCTGACGTTCACCCGCTCGATGGTGGCGACGACGCGCCCGTCGAAGCCCGACCCGTTGGTGGTCCCCACGCCGACCCCGACTGTCACCGGTTGGCCGGCCGTCACAGTCGACGGGTAGTTCCCCGCGACCAGTTCGCCCGACTCGTTCTCCCCGAGGATGTAGAACTCGGTGACCGTGCCCTGTTCGGTCGACTCGGTGGCGACAACCCCGACGGCCCCCGCGGCGGCGGCGACGACGACGAGAGTCAACACGACGCCGGCGGCACTCCCGCCGACGACCTGGCTCGCACGCGCCCGGACCGCGGCCGCGTCCGCGCCTGCCTGGACGCTCACCGGGAGCCGCCGGCGGCGATACCACGCAACGGCCGTCGAAACGAGGGTGAACAGACACAGCCCCGCGATTACCGGCGTCCGCCCGAACCCCCAGACGGTGAAATCGAGGACGCCGCCGACCGACGCGACCGCGACGACGCTGCCGATGACGCTCAGCCCGAGACGAGCGAGCCAGGCGGTCCCGGTCCCCGGGCCGAGCGCCGTCTCGCCAGCGCGGGGGAACACGGCCGAGACGAGCGCGTAGCCGGGGACGAAGAGCACGAACGGGAGCCCGACGGCGATGGCGAGCGGACGGACGGCGCCGGCCGGCGAGAAGGCGACGAGAGCCACCAGCGCGACGCTCGCGACGACGGCCAGCAGGTCGACAGCGAGCACCCGGTCAGCCACACCCGACTTCTGCATAGGCTCCATCCGTCGAGCACCGATAAAAAGACACGGTACGTGGGGCGGAGCAGGTCACAGTCGAGCGGCTACCGCCGCGTCGGCGTGTCCCGCTCCGAGGGGTAGTGTCCTCGCCGGCGGCGACGTGACAACGCGCCGTTTTTGCCCGCCGAGCCTGAAGAACGGGTATGAGTAACCGTTCGGACATCGCGCCCGACACCGTCTCGGTCGAACTCAGCGAGGAGGGCGTCGCCGTGGAGTATCTCGACGGCCGGACCGCCTTCTACCACGGCGTCCCCACGAAGGCCGAGGGGAGCGTCACCACCGCGCCGGGCAAGGACACGCACGTCCTCATCACCGACAAGACGGAGACCTCGGGCATCATGGTCTACGTCAACGACCTGCGGACCCACGACGACATCATCGAGGAGAGCGGCGTCGGCCGCGTCATCCTGGAAGACGGCGAGGAAGACGAGCTGTTCCCCGGCGTCACCGTCACGGACCGTCAGATGCGCGTCGAGGTGACCGTCGACTACGACGTGACCGACGGCCGCGTGTTCGTCTTCGAGGAGGACGAGATGGGCGCGCGGAGCTTCGAGATAGTGCCGGTCGAGGAGTGAGTACGGCGAGCGAACGGCGTGAGTGAGCCGTTTTTCGCGCACGTTTTTCGGTAAGCGGTGGCCACCGGCCACCCGAGCCGAAAAAGGTGCACGCCAGATGGGCGCGCGAAGCTTCGAGATAGTGCCGGCCGAGGAGTGATACTGGTGGCTGTAAGTTCGTAAAGATATTCGCCACCTCGGGGATGGCGAATTCCTTCAGTTTGTTACAGCCATCAGTATGAGTCACTGCAGGTACGAGGGGTCCTCGTCGTCGCAGTTTTCCTCGTGCTTTTCCGCGTCGTCGCGGTCGTCAAACATGAGGCCGCAGGTCTCACATTTGTACCAAGTCATCTCGTCGCGCTCGGTAGTGACAACCATATGGAATACTCTATCGCCGGGAGGTAAATCGCTTTCGCGGGTGGGCACCGTTCGAAGGGCCCGCCGCATGGGCCCGTATCCGGCCAACGGGAACCCTCAAGAGGACCGGAGCGCTAGCCGCTGACATGAGCGGGAACGGCGGGAGCGTCGAACTCACGGTCGAAGGCGCCCACAAGCGCGACGCCGGACGGGGCATCGCTCGCCTCCCCGAGTCCGTCCGCAGCGAACTGGGCGTGTTGAGCGGGTCGCCGGTCATCGTCGAGGGCGAGGGGACGACGGTGGTGAAGGTGTGGCCGGGTGAGGGCGACGGCTCCACGGTCCGCATCGACTCGGACACGCGGGCCAACGCCGGCGTCAACATCGGCGATACGGTCCGGGTCCGGGCGGGCTCGGTGACGGAGGCGACGGATATCGGCATCCAGCCACTGGAGCCCCTGCCCGGCACCGACGAGTACGCACACACGGTCAGGACGCGGCTGGTCGACCGGATGGTCCAGGCCGGCGAGCGGACCCACATCGACGGGCTGGGGACGTTCGTCGTCCGGACGACCGAGCCGGACGGCGCGGTGCGGGTCTCGCCGAGCACTGACGTGACCGTGTTGCCGGCCATCGACGACGGCGACGACGCCGGCGACACCGAGCGGTCCGCGTCGCCGGTGGGGGCAAACGCCGGGACGGCCGAGACGGCGACGGGCGTCAGCTACGAGGACATCGGGGGGCTGGACGAGGAACTCGACCGCATCCGCGAGATGATAGAGCTGCCCCTGGCCGAGCCCGACCGGTTCCGGGAGTTGGGTATCGACCCGCCCAGCGGCGTCCTCATGCACGGGCCGCCCGGCACCGGCAAGACGCTCATCGCCAAGGCCGTCGCCAACGAGGTCGACGCCTACTTCGACACCATCTCCGGCCCGGAAATCGTCTCGAAGTACAAGGGCGAGAGCGAGGAGCGGCTGCGCGAGGCCTTCGAGCGGGCCGAGGCCGAAGCCCCCGCTATCCTCTTCGTCGACGAGATAGACTCCATCGCCGGCTCGCGGGACGAGGACGCCGACATGGAGAACCGCGTCGTCGCCCAGCTGCTGACGCTGATGGACGGCCTCGAAGACCGGGGCCGGGTGGTCGTCATCGGTGCGACCAACCGCGTCGACGCCGTCGACGACGCGCTGCGCCGGGGAGGGCGCTTCGACCGCGAGATAGAAATCGGCGTCCCGGACGAGGGGGGCCGCCGCGAGATTCTCGACGTCCACACCCGCGAGATGCCGCTGGCCGACGACGTCGACCTGGACCGCATCGCGGCCCAGACCCACGGCTTCGTTGGCGCGGACCTCGCCTCGCTGACGACCGAGGCGGCGATGTCGTCGCTGCGGGCAGGGCGTGACGGGAGCACGGAGGACGGCGACGAGCCGGAGAGCGAGGGGCCGGCAGTGACCCAGGCGGACTTCGACGCGGCGCTGGCGGTCGTCGACCCCAGCGCGATGCGGGAGTACGTCGCGGAGACGCCCGACGTGGGCTTCGACGACGTGGGCGGGCTGAGCGAGGTCAAACAGACGCTGACGGAGGCCATCGAGTGGCCCCTCGAATACGGCGCCCTGTTCGACACGACGAACACCGACCCGCCCAGCGGCATCCTCATGTACGGCCCGCCCGGCACCGGCAAGACGCTGCTGGCCCGGGCCGTCGCCGGCGAGAGCGACGTGAACTTCATCCACGTCGCCGGCCCCGAGATTATGGACCGCTACGTCGGCGAGAGCGAGGAAGCCGTGCGGGAGCTGTTCGAGCGGGCCCGACAGACGGCCCCGAGCATCATCTTCCTGGACGAGATAGACGCCATCGCGAGCCACCGCGGCCAGGGCAACGAGGTGACCGAGCGGGTCGTCTCCCAGCTACTGGCGGAGCTCGACGGCATCACCGAGAACCCCAACCTCGTGGTGCTGGCGGCGACCAACCGCCGGGACATGATAGACGACGCCCTGCTGCGACCTGGGCGGCTCGAACAGCACGTCGAGGTGCCAAACCCGGACGGCCCAGCCCGGGAGGAGATTCTGTCGGTCCGCACCGAGGGGAAGCCGCTGGCCGAGGACGTGTCGACGGCGGAGCTGGCCGCGGAGCTGTCCGGCTACTCCGGGGCCGAGATAGCGGCGGTGGTCCGGGAGGCGTCGATGTTGGCCATCCGGGAGATGGCCGCCGACCTCGGCCCCGCCGAGGCCAGCGAGCGGGCCGACGAGGTCCGTATCACCGGCGACCACTTCCGGCGGGCGCTGGAGCGGGCCGAGGAGCGGTGACTGTCGGGCGTGAGCCCCGGTCCCGATGAAGTCCGCGTCGCCGTCTGTGGCGGGAACGAGTAGGTACTGAGAGGAGTTGGATTCCGAGCGGCCGGTGAGACGGCGTCGCTGGCGAGGAGCAGTGAAAGGCTGTCCGGACAGCCTTTGGCGGACGAGCGACGCCGTGTGGCCGAGCAGCGAGACGGGCTAAGTTACCGGCATCGACGTGAAAAGCGCCTTGCCGGCGATTATGTGTTGGCGTCCACGGTTATAAAGGGCGCGGTCACCGCCGGTCCGACAGCGCGGGGAACTCCTCGCGCACGTCGGCCACCGTCTCGGGACTGATGTCGGCCGTGACCAGGGCGGGGTCGTCGTCGGAGCTCGCGAGTGGGGTGCCCCACGGGTCGTACACCGTCGAGCGGCCAAGCAGCTCCGCGTCGTCGAACCGGCCGACGCCGTTGGCCGCGGCGACGTAACACTGGTTCTCGACGGCCCGCGTCCGGGGGAGTAACTGCCAGTGCTCGACGCGGGGGTAGGGCCACGCGCTCGGGACCGCGACCAGGGTCGCGCCCGAATCGACGAGCCGGCGGTACAGCTCCGGGAACCGGAGGTCGTAGCAGGTCGTGACGCCGACGGTAAACCCCGCGAACTCGACGGTCGGGAGCGACTCGCCGGCCACGAGCAGGTCCGACTCGGCCGAGTCGTAGCCAAAGAGGTGGTGCTTTCGGTACACCGCTTCCCGGTTCCCGTCGCGGTCGAGAAAGACTGACGTGTTGGCCAGTCCCTCCCCCGCCGGCACGTCGTGGCCCGCCGCCGCGCTCAGTTCGAGGTCCTCGACGAAGCTCCCGGCGAGTATCCCGATATCGTGGGCGGCCGCCAGCTCCCCGAGCGCCGTCACCGTCTCCCCGTCCAGGCGCTCGGCGTTGCGCTGGTAGGCGTCGAAGGCGAAGTAGCCGACCGTGAACAGCTCCGGCAGCACGACCAGGTCACAGCCAGCGGCGGCGGCCCGCTCGACGGCGTCGGCCGCGCGCTGGCGGTTCGCCGCGACCGCGGACGGTTCGACGGCTATCTGAGCGAGCGCGAGCTTCATGCTTCGACTTCGAGATACTCCGTGAGCGCCGCTTCGAGGTTCTGGAGCTCGTCGTCGAGGTTTCGCTTGAAAAAGCGCTCGATGCCGGGGAGCTTCCCGTCGACGACGAACCTGTTTGTCACCCGGGTCCCGCCGTCGCCGGTCGGTTCGAGCTCCTGTTCGCCCTGGACCCGCAACACCTTCGACCGACCGACGAAGCGGACGTACTCGGGCTCACGTCGCTCGACGTCTTCGGTCTCGATGGCGATGGTCCGGTCGATGACGGGAATCGGGAGGCGCACGTGCCAAGTCACGTGGTCCGCGTCGTGGACGTCCCAGTCCTGTACGACACTTATCGGCCGGGCACGCTGGTCGGGGTCGCCGATGAACTCCCACACCGCCTCGGGGCTCGCCGCTACTGTCATCGTTCGTTCGACCCGGACAGTCATACCACGAATCAGGCGTGCATCCGCATGAATCCACCGACTGGTCGGCTCTGCCGACGCCGGCGCGCCGCGGTCAGCTCGTCGTGACGCGCCAGGTGGTCGAGCGGGCCCGACCCCACTTCTCTATCTCCACCTCGTCGGCTTCTTCGGCGAGACGCGGGAGGCGGGCTCCGACCTGCTTCGACGAGAGCCCGAGCTGAGAGGCGATGTTCTTCGCGCGGAAGTAGCTCTCCCCGCGCGAGACGCTCTCACGGAGGTACTCCAGAATGCGGCGGTCCTCCTCGCTGAAATCCACCATACCCCGAGTACGTGCCGAGCGTTATTAATGGTTGCTTTTAGCACATCATTCGGCGTAGGCGTGAATGGCCACGAGCGACAGCGACGCGGCCACTATCGCCACTCCGAAGGCGATACCGCTGTTGGTCAACAGCCCCGCTGTGTCGAGTCCCTGCGCGTGGCGGACGGCGTAGTTGTAGCTGCTCACGGCGGTCACGCCCGCCCCCAGAACAGCGACGATGCCAAAGAGCGCACCGAGGCCAACGCCCATGTCGGTTGCCGACTCCGTTGTCATGCCCGTGCGTTCCGCCCTGGCACACTTAGTTCATTCGGGGCCGGCCAGAGGACATATATCGGACGACGGCCAGGAGTGGCTAATGAGAGAACTCGGGCGGTTACGGCAGGTCGGTCTCGTCGCCCTCGTCCTGGCCGGGAGTATCGGCGGCGCGTTCGCCGTCGGCGCCATCGGCGTCCCGGCCGTCGAGAGCGTCGAGAACCGGTTCACCGGCGTCTCGGAGAACACGACGACCGTCGGGACGGCCATCACGGTGTCGAACCCCAACCCCATCGGCGTCTCCCTTGGCGGGACGACGATCAACTACACCGTCTCGATGAACGACGTAGCCATGGCCAGCGGGCAGAAGCGTGGCATCGCCCTCGACCGCGGGAACACGACGCTCCAGCTCAGCACGCGGATGCAAAACGGCAAGATACCGGCGTGGTGGGTCAGCCACATCACCAACGGCGAGCGGACACAGGTCACTATCGACGCCGACATAACCGACTCGCTGGTGGGGGGTCGGTCGGTGACGCTCACGCAGAACCGGGAGATAGAGACCGACATGTTGGGGGCGTTCAACTCCACGGAGACGCGCCCGGTCAACGCCGACAGACCGTTCGTCTCCGACCCGGTGCTGTACATCAACGAGACGCGCGGGTCCTGGGACCGGGAGGGCGTCACCCGTTCGGAGACCCCGATGGAGATGGCGTTCGACGTGTACAACCCCAAGCCGGTGCCGTACGCGGTCAGCAAAATCGGTTACACGACGTATATGAACGACGTCCGTGTCGGCTCGGGCGAGACCGACAGCGAGGAGCTCATCATGCCCGGGGAGCGCGAGACTATCGGCGTCCGGAACGTCATCCGGAACGAGCGCCTCGACGAGTGGTGGGTCACGCACCTCCAGCGAAACCAGAACACGACGATGTACATCGACTTCTACCTCGTCGTCGAGGGCGGGGGCGAGCAGTTCCGCATCGACCTCGACGCCATCGACTACGAGACGGCCATCGAGACGGACATCTTCGGCACCAAGGCCCAGTACCCGACCGGCGGGGATGCCGACCCGAGCGGTGACCCGACAGCGGGCGACAACAGCTCCGAGGACTCGGCAGGCGGCACGGCGACGCCGTCAGACGAGACATCGACCGATAGCACTGCGACGCCGACCGACGGAACGCCGACCGACGACGGCGGCATCATCGGCATCTGAGAGCTACGCCACGGCGATTTCGACGAGCGACATCCCCCCGTCGACGGCCGCCTGGAGGTCGTCTCGCAGTTCCGCGCGCGTCGTCGGCCGGTAGCTGTCGATGCCGAAGCTCTCGGCGAAGGTCCCGAACGACGGGTTCGTCAGCTGGGTCCCGAACGACTCGCCGGTCTCCGCCCGCTGTTGCTCCGCGATGAGCCCGTAGTCGTCGTCCGTGAACACGACGACGGTGTACGAGCAGTCCAGCCGGGTAGCGGTATCCAGTTCGGCGGCGTTCATCAGGAAGCCGCCGTCGCCCGTCGCGGCGACCACCTCGGCGTCGACCGCGAGGTCGGCGGCGACGCCGCCGGGCACCGCGATACCCATCGAAGCGAGGCCGTTGGAGACGATGCAGGTGTTTGGCTCGTAGGTGGGATAGTTCTGTGCGATGGCCATCTTGTGGCTCCCCACGTCGGAGACGAGCACGTCCTCGGGAGCCAGCACGTCGCGGAGGACCGGGAGTACGCCCTTGACGGTAAACGGGGCCTCCGCGGCGGGGGTGGCGGCTACGTCCGCACGAACTGCCTCGCGCATCTCGGCGTACCACTCGTCGTCGGTCGCAGGCTCCTCGGCGCGGGCCGTGAGCGCGCTCAGGGCCTGCCCGATGTCCGAGACGACCTCGATATCCGGGTGGTACGCCTCGTACACCTCCGCGGGTTCGCTGTCGACGTGGACGATGGGCGTCCCCTCGCAGTGCCACTCCGCCGGGTCGTGTTCGGCGATATCGTACCCGACAGTGACGATGAGGTCGGCCGTCTCGATGGCCGACAGCGCCGCGCCGTCCCCCGAGTCGAGCGTGTACAGCGACCGCTCGTCGTCGTCGGGGACCGCCCCCTTTCCCATGAACGTCGAGGCGACCGGGAGGTCGAACGCCTCGACGAAGTCCCCCAGCTGGGCGGCCGCGCGCGTTCGGACCGCGCCGTTCCCGGCGATAGCCAGCGGGCGGTCGGCCTCGGAAAGCAGCGACGCCACCGCCTCTATCGTCTCCGCGCTCGGCGCTCCGGCCCGGACGGGGTCCCGCTCGGGAAGCGGCTGCTTCTCCGTCGTCTCGGCGGCGATGTCCTCGGGCAGTTCGAGGTGGGTGGCGCCGGGTTTCTCCGACTCGGCGACCTTGAACGCCTTGTGGACCGACTCGTGGACGATGTCGGGGTCGTCGAGCTGGGTGTTCCACTCGGTGATAGGCTCGAACAGCCCGACCACGTCCAGCGCCTGGTGGCTCTCGACGTGGAGGCGTTCGAGCCCGCCCTGTGCGGTGACGGCGACGAGCGGGCTCTTGTCGAGGTGGGCGTCGGCGACGCCGGTGAGGAGGTTCGTCGCGCCCGGGCCGAGCGTCGCGAGACAGACGCCCGCCTGGCCGGTCAGGCGTCCGTGGACGTCGGCCATGAACGCCGCGCCCTGTTCGTGACGGACCGGGACGAAGGTAATCGAGGAGTCTCTGATGGCAAAGAGCAGGTCGGCCATCTCCTCGCCGGGGAGCCCGAAGACGTGGTCGACGCCCTCGCGTTCGAGGCACGCGACCAGCAGTTCGGCGGCGTTCATCTATTCGACCCACACCGTTTTTCGGTTGGTGAACTCGCGGATGCCGACGGCGGACAGCTCCCGGCCGTAGCCGGACATCTTCACGCCGCCGAAGGGGACCCGTGGGTCCGACTTGACGAGCTGGTTGACGTAGACGCAGCCGGCGTCGATGCGCCCCGCCACCCGCTCGCCCCGCTCGCGGTCTTCAGTCCAGATACTGGCCCCGAGCCCGTACTCGGTGTCGTTCGCCTTCCGGACCGCTTCCGCCTCGTCCTCGACCTCGTAGACGGCCGCCACGGGGCCGAACAGCTCCTCGCTGTCGGCGGGACAGCCCTCTGGTACGTCGGTGAGGACCGTCGGCGGGTAGTAGGCGCCCTCCCGGTCGAGCGGCTGGCCGCCCGTCTCGACCGTGGCGCCGGCGTCGACGCTGGCCTCGACCTGCTCGTGGAGGTCCGCGAGCAGGTCGGGGCGGGCCTGTGGCCCGATGTCCGTCCCCTCCGCCGTCGGGTCGCCGACGGTGAACGACTCGACCGCCGCGACGAAGCGGTCCAGGAAGTCGTCGTAGACGTCCGTGTGGACGACGAACCGCTTGGCGGCGATGCAGGACTGGCCGCCGTTCTGGTTGCGGGCCCAGGCGCCCGTCTCGACGGCGGCCTCCAGGTCGGCGTCGTCGAGCACGACGAACGGGTCGCTGCCGCCGAGTTCGAGGACGGTCTTCTTGAGGTGGTCGCCGGCCGCTGAGGCGACCGCGCGCCCGGCCGGCCCGCTCCCGGTCACCGTCGCCGCACGCACGCGGTCGTCGGCGACGATGTCCTCGACGCGGTCGGAGGGAATCAGCAGCGACGTGAAGACGTCCTCTGGATAGCCCGCCTCGGCGAAGACCTCCTCGATGGCCCTCGCACAGCCCGGGACGTTCGAGGCGTGTTTCAGCAGGCCGACGTTGCCGGCCGTCAGATACGGGGCCGCGAAGCGAAAGACCTGCCAGAACGGGAAGTTCCACGGCATCACGGCCAGTACCGGGCCGAGCGGCTCGTAGACGGTCTTCGCCGACGACCCCGGCGGGCTCGGGTGCGCTTCGGGCGCGAGGTGTGCGCTCGCGTGGTCGGCGTAGTAGTCACAGCCCCACGCGCACTTCTCTACCTCCGAGACGGCCTGCTCGACCGGTTTCCCCATCTCCTCGGTCATCGTCTCGGCGTACTCTCGCTTGTTCTCTCTGAGCACGTCGGCCGCCGCCGAGAGCAGCGAGGTCCGCTCGCGCAGCGGTCGGTCCCGCCAGCGCTCGAACGCCTCAGTCGCCCGCTCTATGGCCGCATCGACCGCCGACTCGCCGTCTTCCTCGTAGGTCCGGAGCGTCTCGCCCGTCGCCGGGTTGGTTGCTCGCATGGTGCGAATCGTTCGGCCCGGAGACGGATAAAAATTTCAAGCAGCCGATAACTCTCGCGGCCCCGTCACTGAATCGTCGTGTGTTCGGACTCCTCATCGAGCGCGAGGTTCGTCGCGATTTCGGCGTTCCGGACGGCGTACTCGGCGGTCTGTTGGAGGCTCACCAGCACTTCGCGGACCTGGAGCAGGGCCTCGTTGTCCATCTCGGGCAGGTCCGTGAGGATGTCCTGTTCCTTGTCGTCGATGCCGGCGTAAGTCTTGCGGACCTGGATGGCGGTGTCGTAGTCGCGCTCGACGGCCGCCTGGACTGCGAGTTCGGTTATCTCGTTTACCTCCTCGGTGAAATCGCGGATGCGCCGCATGGTGGAGCTGTCGACGTCCAGCGAGTGATCGTCGGTCTCCAAGGCGATTTCGGCGATGTCCTCGGCGTTGTCGGCCGTGAGTTCGAGGTTCTTCGCGATGGAGCGGTAGCCGATGAGCGGGAAGCCGTCGTCGAGTCCCACGGCCCGCGCGAGGTTCGGGTTCTGGTAGGAGGTGAAGATGAGCCGGAGCAGGAGCACGAATATCTTGTTGGCCTGTCGCTCCCGGTTCAGAGCCCGCTGCGCGAGGTCGGGGTTGCCGTGGGCCAGCGCCTTGACGGCCTCGTTCCGCATCGTCGAGCCCGTCGACTCCAGCCGTTCGAGCAGGTTGTTGAGCGTGAAGTCCTCGGGGTCGACCGAGCAGCGAATCGTAATTCTGTTCGGCGTCTCCTCGATGACGCCCAGCCCCATCAGCTGGGTCTCAGCGTTGTAGACGGCGTTGATGTGGGCCGATTCGAGCGTCTGGTCGTCGGGCGCCTCGACGTGGATGATTCGCCGGCCGAGGACGTACTGGGCCACGATGGCCCGCTCGACGGCGTCGGCGTCGAGGTTCTCCGCGTGGATGACGGCCTCCGACTCCTCCTTCTGGACGGATTCGGGTAGCACCGTCAGCGTCCCTTTGCCACCCATCCGCAGCGAGACTTCGTCCCCCTTCTCGACGTCGTGGGCGCTCGCCCACTCGGCGGGAAGCGTCATCGCCAGCGTCGACGGCCCGAGTCGTTGAACTTTCCGCGTTTCCATACGCCCTTGGTTACGCACCGAACACCTTAATCTTCACTATACGGCATATAATCTGCCGGAGTATATACAATCGTTTGGGGCGCCGGAGCAAGACCCCACAATCGTCAGTATCAGGCCTGGACTTCGACGAGCCGGCGCTCGTACCGACCCACGCGGACCTGTATCCAGCCGGCCAGTTCGGCGTCGATATCCGGGTCGCCGCTGTCGACCCGCAGCGTCCCCAGCCCGTCGAGCTTCCGCCGGGAGGCGACCACCTCGATATCACACCGGGCGATGACGGCCGGGGAGAGCTGCTGGTTCCCGCGCCCGAAGACGAATCCCTGCCCGCCGATAGGCGAGACGACGATGACATTCCGGTCGCCCAGCGCCGCGAGGATGTCGGATTCGGCGGCGTCGCGCGCGACGACCTCGCCGTCGCGCCAGACGTCGACGCCCAGCGTCGTCCCCTCGAAGCCGAGCCGCTCCTTTATCGCGCCGACGGTGCTCCCCGGACCGAGGACGTACGTGACGCCGTCCTCAACGCTCTCGGCGACGCCCTCGGCGAGCGTCTCGACGGTGCCGCCCCCGAGCTGTTTCGCCGACTGGCGCTGGTCCGCGACCGGCACCGTCGCCACGGCCCGGAGTTCGGTCACCACCTCGCCGCCCCGGAAGGCGTCCTCGTCGATGTCGTTGACCTCGGCTGGCTCGGTCTCCGAGAACGTCGCGGCGATGCGGCCGGCCGCCCGCGGCGAGACGCCGAAGACCGACGAGTACACCTTGACGCCGGCTGGCACCCCGAGCATCGGCGTCTCGGCGTCGAGCTCATCGAGCGTCTCGGCCACGTCTACGGCGGTGCCGTCGCCGCCGACAAACAGGATACAGTCCGCCGCTCGGTCGACGAAGGCCCTGACCGCCGCCCTGGTGTCCTCGCCCGTCGTCGCGTCGGGGTCGGCCGGCTCGCCGACGACTGTCGGGTCGAAACCGGCGGTCCTGACGACGGACTCGCCCATCGGCTCGCCGTAGGTCAGCACCTCGATGTCCCGGCCGACCGCGGCCAGGGCCGCGA encodes the following:
- a CDS encoding ATP-NAD kinase family protein encodes the protein MRRIAVVVNPIAGMGGRVGLKGTDGKVAEARERGAEQRAPERAREAVAALAAVGRDIEVLTYGEPMGESVVRTAGFDPTVVGEPADPDATTGEDTRAAVRAFVDRAADCILFVGGDGTAVDVAETLDELDAETPMLGVPAGVKVYSSVFGVSPRAAGRIAATFSETEPAEVNDIDEDAFRGGEVVTELRAVATVPVADQRQSAKQLGGGTVETLAEGVAESVEDGVTYVLGPGSTVGAIKERLGFEGTTLGVDVWRDGEVVARDAAESDILAALGDRNVIVVSPIGGQGFVFGRGNQQLSPAVIARCDIEVVASRRKLDGLGTLRVDSGDPDIDAELAGWIQVRVGRYERRLVEVQA